One Lacunisphaera limnophila DNA window includes the following coding sequences:
- a CDS encoding PTS sugar transporter subunit IIA: MATRLSSLLSPERIILSLQSTKRTAALQETAKLLEADPNVANFQGFYNELLARERLDTTCLGNEVALPHARTEHVKKIVLAVGRSTQGVLFENSNQNVKLMFVLGTPKNNPTDYLILVGALCRLIKDESSRTALLAAPTPEAFIATVLDLESKILGPAK; the protein is encoded by the coding sequence ATGGCCACCCGTCTTTCCAGTCTGCTTTCGCCCGAGCGCATCATTCTTTCGCTGCAAAGCACCAAGCGCACCGCGGCCCTCCAGGAAACCGCCAAGCTCCTCGAAGCCGATCCGAACGTCGCCAATTTCCAGGGTTTCTACAACGAACTCCTCGCCCGGGAGCGCCTCGACACCACCTGCCTGGGCAACGAGGTCGCCCTGCCCCATGCCCGCACCGAGCACGTGAAGAAGATCGTCCTGGCCGTCGGCCGGAGCACGCAGGGCGTCCTTTTCGAGAACTCGAACCAGAACGTGAAGCTCATGTTCGTCCTCGGCACGCCGAAGAACAATCCCACCGACTACCTCATCCTCGTCGGCGCGCTCTGCCGCCTGATCAAGGATGAGTCCAGCCGCACCGCCCTGCTCGCCGCCCCGACCCCCGAGGCCTTCATCGCCACCGTGCTCGACCTCGAGAGCAAAATTCTCGGCCCGGCCAAGTAA
- a CDS encoding hybrid sensor histidine kinase/response regulator → MPASPSTIATIRPWREAILAGLAVLLVSCIGLALVYHFSRQALIDAVRDELAALARSVAAQIDGDLHRTLTSPAQQGSPAHRQVLAPMVAFHRANPDLFYVYTAILRDDRIFVVTGTDQAAPDPRAPHPPDPIMTPYAGDDPDFLRALREQQVLTNTQPVTDDQGTFMSGFAPFYDAQGACVGVAGVDLELSDFIARLARVRHAAYAALACVTALSFAAGFVVWRLRRAAAAAAHRDARRTEDLRRAKELAEAADRAKSAFLAVMSHEIRTPMNGVLGMSDLLQSTPLDDQQKEFLQIIRSSGDTLLRIIDDILDYSKIEAGRIDLERLTFPLRPLVEETLALLRPRAEQKSLALVCTFEPGTPEQFTADPTRLRQILMNLVGNALKFTAKGQVTLVLTPAPAGLTFAVHDTGIGIPADRLGQLFQPFMQADSSTTRRFGGTGLGLAISRRLVERMGGQLEVESTEGRGSRFHFTLPSRPPA, encoded by the coding sequence ATGCCCGCGTCCCCCTCAACCATCGCGACCATCCGTCCCTGGCGTGAGGCCATTCTCGCCGGCCTGGCGGTGCTGCTGGTTTCCTGCATCGGCCTGGCCCTCGTGTATCATTTCTCCCGTCAGGCCCTGATCGACGCCGTGCGCGATGAGCTGGCCGCCCTCGCCCGCTCGGTCGCCGCCCAGATCGACGGCGATCTGCACCGCACGCTAACCTCCCCGGCCCAGCAGGGCTCTCCCGCCCATCGCCAGGTGCTCGCGCCCATGGTCGCCTTCCATCGCGCCAACCCGGACCTTTTTTATGTCTACACCGCCATCCTGCGGGATGACCGGATATTCGTGGTCACGGGCACCGACCAAGCCGCGCCCGACCCGCGCGCCCCGCACCCGCCGGACCCGATCATGACGCCTTACGCGGGGGATGACCCGGATTTCCTTCGGGCGCTCCGCGAACAACAGGTGCTGACGAACACCCAGCCCGTGACCGACGATCAAGGCACCTTCATGAGCGGCTTCGCCCCGTTCTACGACGCCCAGGGCGCCTGTGTTGGGGTGGCTGGCGTGGACCTGGAGCTGAGTGATTTCATCGCCCGGCTCGCCCGTGTCCGTCACGCCGCCTACGCCGCCCTGGCCTGCGTCACGGCCTTGTCCTTTGCTGCGGGCTTCGTCGTCTGGCGGCTCCGCCGCGCCGCCGCCGCCGCCGCTCACCGCGACGCCCGTCGCACCGAGGATCTCCGCCGCGCCAAGGAACTGGCCGAAGCCGCCGACCGCGCCAAAAGCGCCTTCCTCGCCGTCATGAGCCACGAGATCCGCACCCCGATGAACGGCGTCCTCGGGATGTCGGATCTCCTGCAATCCACCCCGCTGGACGACCAGCAGAAGGAGTTCCTGCAGATCATCCGGAGCAGTGGCGACACCCTGCTGCGGATCATCGACGACATCCTCGACTACTCGAAGATCGAGGCCGGACGCATTGACTTGGAGCGGCTGACCTTCCCGCTGCGGCCCCTGGTCGAGGAGACCCTCGCCCTGCTGCGGCCCCGCGCCGAGCAGAAGTCGCTGGCGTTGGTCTGCACATTCGAGCCCGGCACCCCGGAGCAATTCACCGCGGATCCCACCCGGCTGCGCCAGATCCTGATGAACCTCGTCGGCAATGCCCTCAAGTTCACCGCCAAGGGTCAGGTGACCCTCGTGCTCACCCCCGCGCCGGCCGGTCTCACCTTCGCGGTGCACGACACCGGCATCGGCATCCCCGCCGACCGCCTCGGCCAGCTCTTCCAGCCCTTCATGCAGGCGGATTCCTCGACCACCCGCCGGTTCGGCGGCACCGGCCTGGGTCTCGCCATCAGCCGCCGGCTGGTCGAACGCATGGGCGGCCAACTGGAGGTTGAGAGCACGGAGGGCCGCGGGTCCCGCTTCCACTTCACCCTGCCCTCCCGCCCTCCCGCCTGA
- the gyrA gene encoding DNA gyrase subunit A encodes MYTANEKLSSANITDIMQTAYIDYSMSVIISRALPDARDGLKPVQRRILYAMLREGLLHNRSFDKCAGVVGEVLKNYHPHGDSSVYDTLVRLAQSWVMRYPLIDPQGNFGSVDGDPPAAYRYTEARLKDVAEELLKDIEEDTVDFAPNYKESTTEPTVLPSALPNLLMNGSTGIAVGMTTNIPPHNLGEIITAACAIIDRPSISVDELCTYIPGPDFPTGGYINGRAGIRSYLTTGRGIVRTRGKAHTEELKGGGEQIVITEIPYNVNRATLVLRIAELVREKEIDGIRDLRDESDENTRIVIELKRGEQAQIVINQLYQKTALESSFGVILLALDKKRPKQMNIKELLECYIDHRRDVITRRTQFRLAQAKARAHILEGYIIALDNLDDFVKIIRASKDKEEAKQKLMAKYPLSEIQTNAILELRLYQLTGLERGKIEAEYLELMKLIEELQGILDSEAKLLALIKKELLELKDKYASPRRTEIIDAEGELRMEDVIPNEGCVITVSHLGFIKRTPVAAYRAQKRGGKGVIGAETYDEDFAEHLFTASTHDYILFLTSIGQCHAKKVYDVPEGTRTAKGKSVSSFLRLAEGEKIAAMICVKDFAADRYLVMATKSGVIKKSSLADYANCTRDGGLIGINLAEGDTVIGTVLTTGDNELILVSHQGLAVRFRERDADTGEELFRATGRATGGVTGMRFKLASDHLDVIEVVDHSAKFLVASEAGLGVRTRFEDYRLINRGGSGVWAIDLPEDGSIKLAGALSIKDTDEIMLLTAKGQSVRCPVNTIREVNRGGKGVRLVTLAEGDKLLSVARIVETDEEQAAHSTPPIEPPATP; translated from the coding sequence GTGTACACTGCGAACGAAAAACTCTCGTCGGCCAATATCACCGACATCATGCAGACGGCCTACATCGACTATTCGATGTCGGTCATCATCTCGCGCGCCCTGCCCGATGCCCGTGACGGCCTCAAGCCCGTCCAGCGCCGCATCCTCTACGCGATGCTCCGCGAGGGCCTGCTCCACAACCGCTCTTTCGACAAGTGCGCCGGTGTCGTCGGCGAGGTGCTGAAGAACTACCACCCCCACGGCGACTCCTCCGTCTACGACACCCTCGTCCGCCTCGCCCAGTCCTGGGTCATGCGCTACCCGCTTATCGACCCCCAAGGCAACTTCGGCTCCGTCGACGGCGATCCGCCGGCCGCCTACCGCTACACCGAAGCCCGCCTCAAGGACGTCGCCGAGGAACTCCTCAAGGACATCGAGGAGGACACCGTCGACTTCGCGCCCAATTACAAGGAGTCCACCACCGAGCCGACCGTCCTCCCGTCCGCCCTGCCGAACCTCCTGATGAACGGCTCGACCGGCATCGCCGTCGGCATGACCACCAACATCCCGCCGCACAACCTCGGCGAGATCATCACCGCCGCCTGCGCCATCATCGACCGCCCCTCCATCAGCGTCGATGAGCTCTGCACGTACATCCCCGGCCCGGACTTCCCCACCGGCGGCTACATCAACGGCCGCGCCGGCATCCGCTCCTACCTCACCACCGGCCGCGGCATCGTCCGCACCCGCGGCAAGGCCCACACCGAGGAACTCAAGGGCGGCGGAGAGCAGATCGTCATCACCGAGATCCCCTACAACGTGAACCGCGCGACGCTCGTGCTCCGCATCGCCGAGCTCGTCCGCGAGAAGGAGATCGACGGCATCCGCGACCTCCGCGACGAGTCCGACGAGAACACCCGCATCGTCATCGAGCTCAAGCGTGGTGAGCAGGCCCAGATCGTCATCAACCAGCTCTACCAAAAGACCGCCCTCGAGTCCTCCTTTGGCGTCATCCTGCTGGCCCTCGACAAGAAGCGGCCGAAGCAGATGAACATCAAGGAACTCCTGGAGTGCTACATCGACCACCGGCGCGATGTCATCACCCGGCGCACCCAGTTCCGCCTCGCCCAGGCCAAGGCCCGCGCCCACATCCTCGAGGGCTACATCATCGCCCTCGATAACCTGGATGACTTCGTGAAGATCATCCGCGCCTCCAAGGATAAGGAGGAGGCCAAGCAGAAGCTGATGGCGAAGTACCCGCTGTCCGAGATCCAGACCAACGCCATCCTCGAGCTGCGCCTCTACCAGCTCACCGGCCTCGAGCGCGGCAAGATCGAGGCCGAGTACCTCGAGCTCATGAAGCTCATCGAGGAACTTCAGGGCATCCTCGACTCCGAGGCCAAGCTCCTCGCGCTGATCAAGAAGGAGCTCCTCGAGCTGAAGGACAAATACGCCTCCCCCCGCCGCACCGAGATCATCGACGCCGAGGGCGAGCTCCGCATGGAGGACGTCATCCCCAACGAGGGCTGCGTCATCACCGTCTCCCACCTCGGCTTCATCAAGCGCACCCCCGTCGCCGCCTACCGCGCCCAGAAGCGCGGCGGCAAGGGCGTCATCGGCGCCGAGACCTACGACGAGGATTTCGCTGAGCACCTCTTCACCGCGAGCACCCACGACTACATCCTCTTCCTCACCAGCATTGGCCAGTGCCATGCGAAGAAGGTCTACGATGTCCCCGAGGGCACCCGCACCGCCAAGGGCAAGTCCGTCTCCTCCTTTCTCCGCCTCGCGGAGGGCGAGAAGATCGCCGCCATGATCTGCGTGAAGGACTTCGCCGCCGACCGCTACCTCGTGATGGCCACCAAGAGCGGCGTCATCAAGAAGAGTTCCCTCGCCGACTACGCCAACTGCACCCGCGACGGCGGCCTCATCGGCATCAACCTCGCCGAGGGCGACACCGTCATCGGCACCGTCCTCACCACCGGCGACAACGAGCTCATCCTCGTCTCCCACCAGGGCCTCGCCGTCCGCTTCCGCGAGCGCGACGCCGACACCGGCGAGGAGCTCTTCCGCGCCACCGGCCGCGCCACCGGCGGCGTCACCGGCATGCGATTCAAGCTCGCCAGCGACCACCTCGACGTCATCGAGGTCGTCGACCACTCCGCCAAGTTCCTCGTCGCCAGCGAGGCCGGCCTCGGCGTCCGCACCCGGTTTGAGGACTACCGCCTCATCAACCGCGGCGGCTCCGGCGTCTGGGCCATCGACCTCCCCGAGGACGGCTCGATCAAGCTCGCCGGCGCCCTCAGCATCAAGGACACCGATGAGATCATGCTCCTCACGGCCAAGGGCCAGAGCGTGCGCTGCCCGGTGAACACGATCCGCGAGGTCAACCGCGGCGGCAAGGGCGTGCGTCTGGTCACCCTCGCCGAGGGCGACAAGCTCCTCAGCGTCGCCCGTATCGTCGAGACCGACGAGGAGCAGGCCGCCCACAGCACCCCGCCCATCGAGCCCCCGGCCACTCCCTAA
- the gyrB gene encoding DNA topoisomerase (ATP-hydrolyzing) subunit B, translating into MSDQNEAPSAAQNNPGAESYDANKLGQLKGLEAVRKKPGMYIGGTDERALHHCVSEVLDNSVDEHLAGHCNKIDVTIHVDGSISIRDDGRGIPVDINKDSGLPGVELVMTTLHSGGKYGQGGYKFSGGTHGVGAKCVNAVSEWFEVEVSRNGEIHHMTFERGKTTKKLEVIGKATGTGTLISFKPDAEIFRETTVFVADRISQRLRELAFLNSGLRINFLDERPSVPKPETFFYKDGVVEFVKQINTGKTALHAAPIRIAKELKTTLDDKPMEIHVEIVLQYNDSYNDLVLCYTNTIHNPDGGTHLSGFRSALTRAINQFSKANNLLKEKDPQITGDDVREGLAAVISIKHSDPKFESQTKVKLLSPEVESIVGSLSYEGLMFYFEANTGVAKRIVEKALTAARAREAARKARETIRKGALSAGGLPGKLADCSEKDPAICELYIVEGDSAGGSAKQGRDRRYQAILPLRGKLINSEKAQLDKVLNNEEIRTLITAIGTGIGTGEDDSSFKIEKTRYHKIIIMTDADVDGSHIRTLLLTFLYRQMKGIIDHGYVYIAQPPLYKIKRKKREQYVDNDEQLNRILLELGAEDILVAPAGAGSPPLAPAVLDQIVEMLAAIEKLGHGITRYGASLAEYLDQQNKETHELPRYIARLREGNKESHQFLADDKARAAFMEAHPDPLLAVAGSETSNPKSQTPGATRRVTIHEIFEANELTKLLKALAKAGLDISSFAPSATPRYTFTENLATKHETKTNLFSPLDIIATIRANGRKGLSIQRYKGLGEMNPKQLYETTMDPDHRRLLKVNISDAAKADALFTLLMGDEVPPRRQFIEDNALNVQYLDV; encoded by the coding sequence ATGTCTGACCAAAACGAAGCCCCTTCCGCCGCTCAAAACAACCCCGGTGCCGAGTCCTACGACGCCAACAAACTCGGCCAGCTGAAAGGCCTCGAGGCCGTGCGCAAGAAGCCCGGCATGTATATCGGCGGCACCGACGAGCGCGCCCTCCACCACTGCGTCTCCGAGGTCCTCGACAACTCCGTCGACGAACATCTGGCCGGCCACTGCAACAAGATCGACGTCACCATCCACGTCGACGGCTCCATCTCCATCCGCGACGACGGCCGCGGCATCCCCGTCGACATCAACAAGGACTCCGGCCTGCCCGGCGTCGAGCTGGTGATGACCACCCTGCACTCCGGCGGCAAATACGGCCAGGGCGGCTACAAGTTCTCCGGCGGCACCCACGGCGTCGGCGCCAAGTGCGTCAACGCGGTCTCCGAGTGGTTCGAGGTCGAGGTCTCCCGCAACGGCGAGATCCACCACATGACCTTCGAGCGCGGCAAGACCACCAAGAAACTCGAGGTCATCGGCAAGGCCACCGGCACCGGCACGCTCATCAGCTTCAAGCCCGACGCCGAGATCTTCCGCGAGACCACCGTCTTCGTCGCCGACCGCATCTCCCAGCGCCTCCGCGAGCTCGCCTTCCTCAATTCCGGCCTGCGCATCAACTTCCTCGACGAGCGCCCCTCCGTGCCTAAACCCGAGACGTTCTTCTACAAGGACGGCGTCGTCGAGTTCGTGAAGCAGATCAACACCGGCAAGACCGCCCTGCACGCCGCCCCCATCCGCATCGCCAAGGAGCTCAAGACCACCCTCGACGACAAGCCGATGGAGATCCACGTCGAGATCGTCCTGCAGTACAACGACAGCTACAACGATCTCGTCCTCTGCTACACCAACACCATCCACAACCCGGATGGCGGCACCCACCTCTCCGGCTTCCGCAGCGCGCTCACCCGCGCCATCAACCAGTTCTCCAAGGCCAACAACCTTCTCAAGGAAAAGGACCCGCAGATCACCGGCGATGACGTCCGCGAGGGCCTCGCCGCCGTCATCTCGATCAAGCACAGCGATCCGAAGTTCGAGTCCCAGACCAAGGTCAAGCTCCTCTCCCCCGAGGTCGAGAGCATCGTCGGCTCCCTCTCCTACGAGGGCCTTATGTTCTATTTCGAGGCCAACACCGGCGTTGCCAAGCGCATCGTCGAGAAAGCCCTCACCGCCGCCCGCGCCCGCGAGGCCGCCCGCAAGGCCCGCGAGACCATCCGCAAGGGCGCCCTCTCCGCCGGCGGCCTCCCCGGCAAACTCGCCGACTGCTCCGAGAAGGACCCCGCCATCTGCGAACTCTACATTGTCGAGGGCGACTCCGCCGGCGGCTCCGCCAAGCAGGGCCGCGACCGCCGCTACCAGGCCATCCTCCCGCTGCGCGGCAAGCTGATCAACTCCGAGAAGGCCCAGCTCGACAAGGTCCTCAACAACGAGGAAATCCGCACCCTCATCACCGCCATCGGCACCGGCATCGGCACCGGCGAGGACGACTCCTCCTTCAAGATCGAGAAGACCCGCTATCACAAGATCATCATCATGACCGACGCCGATGTGGACGGCTCCCACATCCGCACCCTCCTGCTCACCTTCCTCTACCGCCAGATGAAGGGCATCATCGACCACGGCTACGTCTACATCGCCCAGCCGCCCCTCTACAAAATCAAGCGTAAGAAGCGCGAGCAGTACGTCGACAACGACGAGCAGCTCAACCGCATCCTCCTCGAGCTCGGCGCCGAGGACATCCTCGTCGCCCCCGCCGGGGCCGGCTCGCCGCCCCTCGCCCCCGCCGTCCTCGACCAGATCGTCGAGATGCTCGCCGCGATCGAGAAACTCGGCCACGGCATCACGCGCTACGGCGCGTCGCTCGCCGAGTATCTCGACCAGCAGAACAAGGAGACCCACGAGCTCCCCCGCTACATCGCCCGCCTTCGCGAGGGCAACAAGGAGTCCCACCAGTTCCTCGCCGACGACAAGGCCCGCGCCGCCTTCATGGAGGCCCACCCCGACCCCTTGCTCGCCGTCGCGGGATCCGAAACCTCCAATCCCAAATCCCAAACCCCCGGCGCCACGCGCCGGGTGACCATCCACGAGATTTTCGAGGCCAACGAGCTGACCAAGCTCCTCAAGGCCCTCGCGAAGGCCGGCCTCGACATCAGTTCCTTCGCCCCGTCCGCCACGCCGCGCTACACCTTCACCGAGAACCTCGCGACCAAGCACGAGACGAAGACGAACCTTTTCTCCCCGCTCGACATCATCGCCACGATCCGCGCCAACGGCCGCAAGGGCCTCTCCATCCAGCGCTACAAGGGTCTCGGCGAAATGAACCCGAAGCAGCTCTACGAGACCACGATGGACCCCGACCACCGCCGCCTCCTCAAGGTCAACATCAGCGACGCCGCCAAGGCCGACGCCCTCTTCACCCTCCTCATGGGCGACGAGGTCCCGCCCCGCCGCCAGTTCATCGAGGACAACGCGCTGAACGTCCAATACCTCGACGTCTGA
- a CDS encoding zinc ribbon domain-containing protein → MAAFSIATLLVLQERDSRRLALEQQLKSVPREVAAVEARIAAEKQAIEAAKAEWHGLESKKKLLEIEIQGAQGKAAKYRTQQLEVRKNDEYKALTHEIEATEALIGGFEEEELKVMYLIDEAKKRFAAAEAELKANISGHEARIRTLRERETQAQGELKVAEEAVAAARPGVPEPHLKIYDRLAVKPGHPVCVNVYGGKCGGCHLKVPTHIEVLAKTGLEIATCDQCGRIAYWQP, encoded by the coding sequence ATGGCTGCTTTCAGCATCGCGACATTGCTTGTGCTTCAGGAACGCGACAGTCGCCGTCTGGCGCTGGAGCAGCAGCTCAAAAGCGTGCCCCGCGAGGTGGCGGCGGTGGAGGCCCGGATTGCGGCGGAGAAGCAGGCCATTGAGGCGGCCAAGGCCGAGTGGCACGGGCTGGAGTCCAAGAAGAAGCTCCTGGAGATTGAAATCCAAGGAGCGCAGGGCAAGGCCGCCAAGTACCGCACACAACAGCTGGAAGTGCGTAAAAACGACGAATACAAGGCCCTCACGCACGAGATTGAGGCCACGGAGGCCCTGATTGGCGGATTTGAGGAGGAAGAGCTCAAGGTGATGTACCTGATCGATGAGGCGAAGAAGCGCTTTGCGGCGGCCGAGGCCGAGTTGAAGGCCAACATTTCGGGGCATGAGGCCCGGATCCGCACCCTGCGGGAGCGGGAGACCCAGGCGCAGGGTGAGTTGAAGGTCGCGGAGGAGGCGGTGGCGGCGGCCCGGCCCGGGGTGCCGGAGCCGCATTTGAAGATTTACGACCGGCTGGCCGTGAAGCCGGGGCATCCGGTCTGCGTAAACGTTTATGGCGGCAAATGCGGGGGGTGCCACCTGAAGGTGCCCACGCACATCGAGGTGCTGGCCAAGACGGGGCTGGAAATTGCCACTTGCGACCAGTGTGGTCGCATCGCTTACTGGCAACCCTAG
- the rpsT gene encoding 30S ribosomal protein S20, which yields MANTKSAIKAARKSLRNAARNQATKTRLKSLGKAVAKAAAGTDAEKTRAAAIAFSSALDKAVKSNVIHRNAASNHKSQISKYVFAKK from the coding sequence ATGGCCAACACCAAGTCTGCAATCAAAGCCGCCCGTAAATCCCTGCGCAATGCCGCGCGCAACCAGGCCACCAAGACCCGCCTGAAGTCCCTTGGCAAGGCCGTCGCCAAGGCCGCCGCCGGCACCGATGCGGAAAAGACCCGCGCCGCCGCCATCGCCTTCAGCTCGGCCCTCGACAAGGCCGTCAAGAGCAACGTGATCCACCGCAACGCGGCCTCGAATCACAAGTCCCAGATCTCGAAGTACGTCTTCGCGAAGAAGTAA
- a CDS encoding PD-(D/E)XK nuclease family protein: protein MPLPVTVRRHFLPWDRPLPVQAAAWLARDWVGAGPLDLSGVGVIVPTRQSGRRLREALAEHAAARGSAVLAPRVVLPEDLLVAPGGLAAASRLETQLAWAETLRSADLEDYRAVFPIDPPARTFGWAARLAAQLQRLQATLGENGLRLRDVVRRAGDGLPETTRWTQLAELEQQCDRVLAAAGRCEPQAARLAAARNAVWPEGCTRLVLLATPDPLPLVVGVLTVLAREHPVEVVVFGPPGREEDFDEWGRPRESAWSHRPLALADFGSQVHLCADVADQAARVVQLAREYGGPEGALAVGVADADVAPALESGLRGAGLAVFNPGGRPRQRDGLHALLAALVALVREPAFEAVQALARCPDFLSWLATRAGGDFSPAAALGELDELHARHLPATILHALGHTGRRPAARTVLEGAQGLRDRLLSGEFPANAAATLQQLFGARRVAGGSALAESAEAWMEVLREAAAARENFAGLTAAEWWELALSRFGESLGFEPRPAGAVDLLGWLELLWEDAPHLVVTGLNDGRVPETVAGDPFLPEALRARLGLKTNEARFARDAYLLAALAECRRATGRLDLLVGKVSAAGDPLRPSRLLLACEAAELPARVAALFRPLSAGRPGLPWRRAWRLLPAVEPGPTRVSVTAFRDYLRCPFRFYLKQVLKLETVDPAKSELDALDFGTLCHAALEALGREPALRDCTEAPVLREYLLAHVDRRSRERYGPELTLPLIVQLESARQRLARAAEVLAEQRAAGWGVAGDNDLERKFELRLGAITVSGKIDRIEHHADSGAVRVIDYKTSDQAVAPPAAHVRSARRDETAPDWARFRVEGRDLVWTDLQLPLYLEALAGEFGPAATAGYFNLPKAVGETGLVLWEAYDDTWRAAARRCAEGVAAAVTAGTFWPPAELPAREEDDRFAGLFHHGTADSVDWRGAP, encoded by the coding sequence GTGCCCTTGCCTGTCACTGTCCGCCGTCATTTTCTCCCCTGGGATCGGCCGTTGCCCGTCCAGGCGGCGGCGTGGTTGGCGCGGGATTGGGTGGGAGCGGGTCCGCTGGATCTGAGCGGCGTCGGCGTGATCGTACCCACGCGCCAATCCGGCCGGCGCCTGCGCGAAGCGCTGGCGGAGCATGCGGCCGCGCGCGGCTCGGCGGTGCTGGCACCACGCGTGGTGCTGCCGGAGGACTTGCTGGTGGCGCCGGGCGGGCTCGCGGCGGCGTCGCGGCTGGAAACGCAACTGGCTTGGGCGGAGACCCTGCGGTCGGCTGACCTGGAGGATTACCGGGCGGTGTTTCCGATCGATCCGCCGGCGCGGACATTTGGGTGGGCGGCGCGGCTGGCGGCGCAGTTGCAGCGGCTGCAGGCGACGTTGGGGGAGAATGGCCTGAGGTTGCGCGACGTGGTGCGGCGGGCGGGCGACGGCCTGCCGGAGACGACCCGTTGGACGCAGTTGGCGGAACTCGAACAGCAATGCGACCGGGTGCTGGCGGCGGCGGGTCGCTGCGAGCCGCAGGCGGCGCGCCTGGCGGCGGCGCGGAACGCGGTGTGGCCGGAGGGGTGCACGCGCCTCGTGCTGCTCGCCACACCCGATCCCCTTCCCCTGGTGGTGGGGGTGCTTACCGTGCTGGCCCGGGAGCATCCCGTGGAGGTAGTGGTGTTCGGACCCCCTGGACGGGAGGAAGATTTTGACGAGTGGGGCCGGCCGCGCGAGTCCGCCTGGTCGCACCGGCCGCTGGCGCTGGCGGATTTCGGATCGCAGGTGCATCTGTGTGCCGATGTCGCGGACCAGGCGGCGCGGGTGGTGCAACTGGCGCGCGAGTATGGCGGACCGGAGGGGGCGCTGGCGGTTGGTGTGGCGGACGCCGACGTGGCGCCCGCTCTCGAGAGCGGCCTGCGGGGGGCGGGGCTGGCCGTGTTCAACCCGGGCGGCCGGCCACGGCAGCGGGACGGTTTGCACGCGCTGCTGGCCGCGCTGGTAGCGCTCGTGCGCGAGCCGGCTTTTGAGGCGGTGCAGGCGCTGGCCCGGTGCCCGGATTTCCTTAGCTGGCTGGCGACGCGGGCCGGCGGTGATTTCTCGCCGGCGGCGGCGCTGGGCGAACTCGACGAGCTGCATGCGCGGCACCTGCCCGCCACGATCCTCCACGCGCTCGGGCACACGGGCCGCCGGCCGGCGGCGCGCACCGTGCTCGAGGGCGCGCAGGGGCTGCGCGACCGGCTGCTGAGCGGGGAGTTTCCCGCCAATGCGGCGGCCACCCTGCAGCAGCTGTTCGGGGCGCGGCGCGTGGCCGGCGGTTCGGCGCTGGCGGAATCGGCGGAAGCCTGGATGGAGGTGCTGCGCGAGGCGGCGGCGGCGCGGGAGAATTTTGCCGGACTCACGGCGGCGGAGTGGTGGGAACTGGCGCTGAGCCGGTTCGGGGAAAGCCTGGGGTTCGAGCCACGGCCGGCGGGAGCAGTGGACCTGCTGGGCTGGCTGGAACTGCTGTGGGAGGACGCGCCGCACCTGGTGGTGACGGGTTTGAACGACGGACGCGTGCCTGAGACGGTGGCGGGGGATCCCTTTTTGCCGGAGGCGCTGCGCGCGCGGCTGGGCCTCAAGACGAACGAGGCGCGCTTCGCCCGCGATGCTTACCTGTTGGCCGCGCTGGCGGAGTGCCGCCGGGCCACCGGGCGGCTCGACCTGCTGGTGGGCAAGGTGTCGGCGGCGGGCGACCCGCTGCGGCCGTCGCGCTTGCTGCTGGCGTGCGAGGCGGCGGAGCTGCCCGCGCGCGTGGCCGCGCTGTTCCGGCCGTTGTCGGCCGGCCGCCCGGGCCTGCCGTGGCGGCGGGCCTGGCGATTGCTGCCGGCCGTGGAGCCGGGGCCGACGCGGGTCTCGGTGACGGCGTTCCGCGACTATCTGCGGTGTCCGTTCCGTTTCTACCTGAAGCAGGTGCTGAAGCTGGAGACGGTGGACCCGGCCAAGAGCGAGCTCGACGCGCTGGATTTCGGCACGCTCTGTCATGCCGCGCTCGAGGCGCTGGGCCGGGAGCCGGCGCTGCGCGATTGCACGGAGGCGCCGGTGCTGCGCGAGTACCTGCTGGCGCACGTGGACCGGCGGTCGCGGGAGCGCTACGGCCCGGAACTCACGCTGCCGCTGATCGTGCAGCTCGAGTCCGCCCGGCAGCGGCTGGCGCGTGCGGCGGAAGTGCTGGCGGAGCAGCGGGCGGCGGGCTGGGGGGTCGCCGGCGACAATGACCTGGAGCGGAAATTCGAGCTGCGGCTCGGCGCGATCACGGTGAGCGGGAAGATCGACCGCATCGAGCACCACGCTGACAGCGGCGCCGTGCGGGTGATCGACTACAAGACCTCCGACCAGGCGGTGGCGCCGCCCGCCGCGCACGTGCGGAGCGCGCGGCGCGATGAGACCGCTCCGGACTGGGCGCGTTTTCGGGTGGAGGGCCGCGACCTGGTGTGGACGGACCTGCAGTTGCCGCTGTACCTGGAGGCGCTCGCAGGGGAATTCGGCCCGGCGGCGACGGCGGGGTATTTCAACCTGCCGAAGGCGGTCGGCGAGACCGGGCTGGTCCTGTGGGAGGCGTATGACGACACCTGGCGCGCCGCGGCGCGGCGTTGTGCGGAAGGCGTGGCCGCCGCGGTGACGGCGGGGACCTTCTGGCCGCCGGCCGAGCTGCCGGCGCGGGAGGAGGACGACCGGTTTGCCGGGCTGTTTCACCATGGCACGGCGGACAGCGTGGACTGGAGGGGGGCGCCATGA